The DNA sequence gaacaggaatcccaaagcccctcttaacgaaatcttcgaacacgacgatctcaccggcatgggggtcggggaagctctctccttccggcgctctccagccgccgagctccgagccgtgcagaagccccatatcgacgaggtcaccaagagatctggtggtgctgcgggacttcttccactccctggccatcagttcggccctcttcttagagtcgctcttcgccattggaggtgaaaaagtgggcttgagttaggaagatgcaggtgattgaaggaggcaagagtggaaggcttgaaggcaatggcagggtaagcagtacaggcggaactgtcgggctcttataacccgcaactccacctatcccacttcccgtattctcgggaagtgggcgggccatgcggcggatgcggcgtttcgtttttcaatgattatagacaattaatgcggtggagttttcgtaccaattgatggtttccttttctcaaaccaagcAAAGGatggctgcacagttgccaggcgcaacttttcacgcatccatctgacaccccgtcaggaggtctcatcacgtcaactttaactggaaagatctgttcaaaaacaagaagacaaatgtggcagagagtcaacaattcggggactgcaccgaccaccgagcacttggtgctcggggactggtcgcccagtctatcagctcggaacttcaaagacttgtcatgaccaccgagcacttgatactcggggactggtcgcctagtttATCGActtggaacttcaaggactgcaccgaccaccgagcacttgatgctcggggactggtcgcccagtctatcagctcggaacttcaaaatatcgcaccgaccactgagtgctcgatgctcggggactggtcgtacaataTAGCAAtgcagaattctaaggagcgcacttggtgcttggggactgatCGTCATACTATTGTACACCTAGGGACTGGTCGATCTGTCCATTTAATTGCCAACGAACTGGTAAATTTaggtttttagaccttgctacaaggctcatatttcgccttccagcaagctcggggactacatcggtacgatgcatctggcgatgcatctcagttacagaatttctttgaggatttttcttttgaccctggcaccacgtgcctacgtcacctactaccaggctcggggactaagtgggcacacttcaccttgcggtgaatatgcttgctttttttgaGAATAATACCttacaaaaaagtaaagtgggcacactttaccaggaaagaaatcttttttaatttagagcaccatgcattcttcgaacaacctgcttcttcgatgtcaatgttgatcaactgtcttttgagttggtcaaagtaccgttgcaactgtttgggcgactttcctgcttattgaaaacgtcaagcctcactgatcgaagaagctcaagacggcgtgttacatcacaatacatggtgctcggggactagctgtgggggtataaacccctatacccttacggctagacttgggccaggaggcttggcccattacgagacaagctcaaggtttgatccgacagcttggagtttcgcgcaaggaaacaagacgtagagatcaagcaggattctagtcggttagaataggaattgatatcgaactatctatggcaattgtaaccgactaggattagtttccagatctgtaaccctgccctccggactatataaggagaggcaagggacccccttaggacatcatattctctcaacacaaatcaatacaatcagacgcaggacgtaggtattacgccaactcggcggccgaacctggataaaaagcttgcctgtatcttgcgtcaccatcgagttcgtagtttgcgcaccgtctaccgataaactactaccgtgggtataccccaaggtagactgccgactagctttcgtcgacatgcatcaagtgctctaatctttgaaacattagagtagtaattaatagattagacgtggtgtttagtcttgcaattacctggaattgcacccaatcctgcggattgttgtggtagccttagggtagtgacagccctaacggtcgacgtattccacctcgttcggatcggtgtttgtaggaccgtagtcggagcttcctagcccccttctcatctctttctgtggttagtgttctgatgtcccgatatagataatcttgaagtaattcttgattcttagatcactagagaactctcaggaaactttctctcttcccaccaaaaataattatatagttatctttgggcgatcttggatcttaattagtacattcacgttctctgtggaaaatcgatactctggaatactcccgggtgaaagctacatcggtatccgtgcgcttgcggatttttctgtttgcgtttaaaatatccAACAGTGCGCGGCTAGCCAACTGGGCCGCTCACCGGGCCGAGGCGATGGGGGAAATAGGGGAGGGCACACCGTTGGGGCCAGAATAGAGAGAGGGGAaagttgttttcctttttcttttgtttgtttttttatttccaAACCTTTTTCGAATCCATTTTAAAATCTGTTTGAAATATTTTCAAACTTTGATCAAAATCATTCATCTCAAAataaaatgcaccagcatgatttacacacaattgttgctaagccttatgataaattttattttaaagcaaaatattattcttcctatattctcatgagcacaaaaattcaaaAGTAAACCATTTTTCACCTATTTTAAAATGAGCAAAATTTTGAGTGTTACAGATGGGCTGAGGACGATAGATATGCTGAAGACAATACAATGGAGCATAGAGATGTTCAGGGCAACACTGACAATGAGGGTACAAATTATAGTTATAAGTCCTACATAGAGaccttccctgtggatacgatatttaaaaccccggggtaaaatgtgacattggtacaatatctgtgcgcttgcgattaatcttacttaaatcttatttaaatgagtgcagttaatttataccaacaccaAGCGGCCCAAAAATATACATGGCTGTCGTTGTTGGTTATATTTGAACGGTAAGCCATATATAATGTCCCAAAATGGCACTTGATGATGAACTAAAAGACACTTAAGTGCATTGTGAGGTAGGCCACATATTCATGAGATCGATCGTTCTCCATGGACGTACTTCTCCCATTATAGCTAGACTAGATCTAGATGGAGAGGCATACAGGCATGCAATGCAAGGAGAGCCAACAAAATCAATACTGCATCCTAAGCCACTAACTCTGAGTGCaagcctgcaaaaatagacgGTGACTTTCCTAATATAAGTAAATTTCTGGTATATATATGCCCATTCATACAGAATTCATCATTCACTGCAATTAACCAACAACACGAGTAGCTAGCCACCAtggcttcctcctcctcctccaatcATAGCTTTCTCCTACTGCTTTTCCCTctcttgctgctcctctcaatGGTCGTCGTCAATTCTGGTAGTGCGCCAACCACAACCCCTGCAACTATGGCAGAAAAGtgccaggactggtgccgagtaGCATCAGATTCTCCATCATGCATCAAGGTGATTGGGTCCATCCCAGGGATCCAGGAGGTTGATATCAATAACGCCGGCAAGATCGCCGAGTTGTGCCTGCATTTTGCTGCCAATAAGACAACAGAGGCCAAGGGAGCTGCTGACACCTTGCTTGTTGCTGCGAAGGGCAAGCCTTCCAGTTGCCTTGAGGCCTGCGCCACCAACATCAAGTCAATGGCCGATGTGTTGGTCAATCTCCCTTCTGGGCAGGACGACATGAACCCCTACTTCACCTTTATTAAGGGTGTGAGAGCCAAGTTCAAACACGAGAGACCACCAGCCTGCGAGAAGAACTGCTGGAACAAGACGTCGTCATCGTCTTCAGCTGACGAGACCAGCATCGTGGACAAGTTTCATGATATCTGGACTGTGGTGAAAGTTGCAAATATGCAGATAAATTATGTCGTCCCTTGGCCAGAGAGCGATAACGGCGATAACCTCCTTTAGTTAGTATTTGTTTTTGACCCTGTTCGtattttttctctcataataaatcagcgaacagtactttcagaCATGGTTTTTCAGCAATGTCTAATCCAGGTTGTGACATCACTATGACCTGGTCCATCTGGACAATTCAGAGTGATATCATCTTCAGGAATATACTGGCTTGGATCTAACGCTGCACATCCATCTTCAAAGAAGagtttgctctagttattcTAAGAGCACAAGGAAATATCAACctcaaatagatttatgcatagCTACAAGCTTATATGTATTTTTCCTTGTtttctttgtttccttttttgCTTCTTGAAACTTTGTATTAGTTTTGCCCTATTTATAATAAAGCACGGTAAGGGACCCACCACTCCTGTTTTCATAAAAAGAAGTAAAAAACTATTGTTGTGACAGCTATGGCCATGCATGGTGTGTCATATGAGATCATCACTTTACTATGTTTATGTTTtgttctttttattttgtttgaaGGCATTGTGGATCCTGGCCACCCATTATTTTGACAAATTATTGTAACTGTGTAATAAGCTAGTTATCCGTTGTTTATTGCAACAATGTGCATTATGTTTGATGTTGTATTTATGTCTATTGCAACATTAAAGGGGCATATAATATTAATTACATGCAACATTATGTCTGTAGTTGCTTTTATTTCAAAGCCAAGTATTGGTTTTGCCCTATTTATATAAAGTACCGTAAGGGACCCACCACTCCTGTTTTcataaaaagaagaaaaaaccaTTGTTGTGACAGCTATGGCCATGAATGGGGTGTCATCTCAGATCAACACTTTACTATTTTTATGTTTtgttctttttattttgtttgaaGGCATTGTGGATCCTGGCCACCCATTATTTTGACAAATTATTGTAACTGTGTAATAAGCTAGTTTTCTGTTGTTTACTGCAATAATGTGCATTATGTTTGATGTTGTATTTATGTCTATTGCAAAATTATGGTTGTAGTTGCTTTCATTTTATTTCGTCGATGCACTagatagggggtgtgcgtacagcttcctaGGCGAACCAGGTACATCCGGACTTTGTGGCCATGACAAAcgacctcacgttcaccgtcgactACATCATCTGGACCATCGGCTTCAACAACTTCTTCGCCACAACCATGGAGGAGGCATAGATTCGATCTCTGTCGATCACTTCCTCACTAGCATCGGCTACGGCTCCGACCATCCTGGCTACGACTTCTAACACTCTAGGAACATCTCTAACCACGCCGACAATGTGTCGCCCGCTTCCATGCTACAAAGGAAGGCGGATTGACAACACCGATCTACTTGGGGCTATTTTCCAAGTTTCTTGGcttacttgctctgaccacctgtCATGTCACAATAATGATCATTGCAAAGAACGGTGCTACGACAACCACGACCACAGTCACGACAACATGTTagaaagctcgagggccagacaattttgtcgcCACCAAATAGACTTCCATCCAAAGACAAGTGCACTTCTAATATGTTATTTATTTTTAGCATAATATTTTGTATCATGTTCTTGACATGATTATCCTTCGAAATaactttttggttagccgactagttttttctcctacacgagtttcCAGAGTCAGCAGTGTCTTCTAGGCTCCACGCCTCATACTTCAGATTGTTGGTCAGACCAGAGCTGgtgcaagctctaggatgaattaactactcatgCTAATTTTGATATAACAAAAAAGCTAAAAACCTATGTCAGTGCTGATTTTTtctctagagtttatttatatatcatgtactacctattctccaTATTTATTCTGAGGAGCTTGGCCTAGTCAACAAGCTATGCTCGGGGAGTCACCGACCATTCTCTACGTTGTGCTCGGAGAATgctccgaccactgagcacgtttacgttcccaatcATGCTTGGGGACTCATCCACTAGTTCCTACGCTGTGCTCGAGGACTGctctgaccaccgagcatgtttacATTCCCAACCATGCTCGAGGACTCGTCGACCAGTTCCTACGCTGTGCTCAggaactgtgccgaccaccgagcatgcttACGTTCCTAACCGCGTTCAGGGACTCATCGATCACTCCTTAtgctgtgctcggggactgctctGATCACTCTTCGATCATAGCTTGGGGACTACTCTTCTCGGTTACATATAACTTAGACTCATATACAACTGAAAGACaagtttaattttttagaccttactACATTGCTCATACTTTGCCTtctagcaagctcggggactacatcggtacgatgcacctGGCGATGTATCTCAGTATTAGAATTTCTACATAGACTTTTCTTTTTAAACCCTAGCACCACGTGTCTacatcacctactaccaggctcgaggactaagtgggcacacttcaccttacggtgaatatgcttgcttttttcaaACCCTAcacttttcaaaaaagtaaagtgggcacatttcatcaggaaagaaatcctttttctcaagagcaccatgcattcttcggacAACTTGCTTCTTTGGCCTCAACGGTGGTTGATTATCATCCacgctggtcgaagaagctcaagatggcatgttgaatcacaatacatggagctcggggactagctatgggggtataaacccctataccctcatagtTCGACTTGGGCAGCACCATCAGAGGTGCCcaacccacaagatgaagatgtGTGGTGCACGATACTAGTTAGGCATGTaccgctgttgacggtccttaagtatcaaatataatcaacaaataaacaaagaaaaggatccaaatgcaaccgacatccagacttagggttttatctgacagaattccacgagttttggtgtttgtctatttctgtagggggttattaggaattaCGGAAGAAAGGTGTCGGTGTTTTTTTCCCggggggggggtcacaccaacgagtaaatttgtatgcgtgctcccctttccggacggtgatgcaagaagacacagaaatttatcctggttcgggcaagagaaggccctacgtccagcggggggagagagtttgtattatcttgcacctaagtgcttgtacaggggcgaatacaagcgtggaatgaaatgtgtcgctctactacgtgtgtgtgtgtgttcttgcattgtgatgtccccctcttctattcctgagtccctccttttatagctccaaggagagacaaagggtacatgcatagatattagagtagggatcgatagccgcatggagcgctgacctactcgaggcttccgtacggcatggcctcgagccgtcccatcctgatagcttggtgatgattacgcatgcTCCCGCGTGCtaccctgccagccgccttgtgctggttctgaggtcgcacgctcgtatggtatggtggcggatccggcggagcagctgtggtgttgtcagtcgacgcccgacttgtccccgggaagggacctcgttcggtcgagggtcgggcgccgcgtaataggctgatatccggagcgctgaccttgggtgtctcgagggggtcccgattagacgttccatcctcgtttcctgcgtcctgacacaccctgggtcgttcggtgggaaggctgcaaaaagaacgatgggacagaagcttgttccctatcacgccttccgtgacccgtgtgttaggtgggaaacgtcagatgcatttaatgctcccgcccgcgtgcgcgcgtcaggcggcggacagtgtcctaacgctcgacgtctctcgattcgctcgagcccgcttccgtcttcgacggtagtcgttgctcgagccctgaccgattcgctcgacgctatttccgtattcgaggctgcgaccgtcgatggc is a window from the Sorghum bicolor cultivar BTx623 chromosome 5, Sorghum_bicolor_NCBIv3, whole genome shotgun sequence genome containing:
- the LOC8067597 gene encoding uncharacterized protein LOC8067597, with product MASSSSSNHSFLLLLFPLLLLLSMVVVNSGSAPTTTPATMAEKCQDWCRVASDSPSCIKVIGSIPGIQEVDINNAGKIAELCLHFAANKTTEAKGAADTLLVAAKGKPSSCLEACATNIKSMADVLVNLPSGQDDMNPYFTFIKGVRAKFKHERPPACEKNCWNKTSSSSSADETSIVDKFHDIWTVVKVANMQINYVVPWPESDNGDNLL